A genomic region of Phragmites australis chromosome 2, lpPhrAust1.1, whole genome shotgun sequence contains the following coding sequences:
- the LOC133909064 gene encoding BAG family molecular chaperone regulator 4-like, which yields MMSGRSGGRDAEGEWEVRPGGMLVQRRDGDAGGPAIRVRVSHGAAFRDVAVLAQATFGELKRILAQATGVEPERQRLFFRGKEKSDSEFLHAAGVKDGAKLLLLEKPALANMEQKVEPMIMDESMMKAYEAVARVRAEVDKLSAKVCDLEKSVLAGSKVEDKEFVLLTELLMMQLLKLDGIEAEGEARAQRKAEVCRVQSLVETLDKLKARNANPFSDHNKAVSVTTQWETFENGMGSLSAPPPRVSSTQVDTDWEQFD from the exons ATGATGAGCGGCAGATCGGGCGGGAGGGACGCCGAGGGCGAGTGGGAGGTCCGGCCGGGCGGGATGCTGGTGCAGCGTAGGGACGGCGACGCGGGCGGACCCGCCATCAGGGTTAGGGTGTCCCACGGCGCCGCCTTCCGCGACGTCGCCGTGCTGGCGCAGGCCACCTTCG gTGAATTGAAGAGGATCCTTGCCCAGGCTACTGGCGTGGAACCTGAGAGGCAGAGGCTCTTCTTCCGTGGGAAGGAGAAGAGTGACAGCGAGTTCCTGCATGCAGCAGGTGTCAAGGATGGAGCAAAACTGCTTCTGCTTGAGAAGCCTGCCCTTGCCAACATGGAGCAGAAGGTTGAGCCAATGATTATGGATGAGAGTATGATGAAGGCATATGAGGCTGTTGCTCGTGTCAGAGCTGAAGTTGATAAGCTCTCCGCTAAG GTATGTGACCTGGAGAAGAGTGTGCTTGCAGGGAGCAAGGTTGAGGATAAAGAATTCGTCCTCTTGACGGAGCTGCTTATGATGCAGCTCCTGAAACTAGACGGCATAGAAGCGGAAGGAGAAGCAAGGGCACAGAGGAAGGCTGAG GTGTGCCGAGTTCAGTCTCTTGTGGAGACATTGGACAAGCTGAAAGCAAGAAACGCTAACCCCTTCAGCGATCACAACAAAGCTGTTTCAGTTACGACACAGTGGGAGACATTCGAAAACGGCATGGGCAGCTTGAGCGCACCCCCGCCACGTGTTTCTTCGACACAAGTCGACACTGACTGGGAGCAGTTCGACTAA